The Triticum aestivum cultivar Chinese Spring chromosome 3A, IWGSC CS RefSeq v2.1, whole genome shotgun sequence genome includes a region encoding these proteins:
- the LOC123060224 gene encoding cytochrome P450 704C1 produces the protein MDSPLLLAALSSVLLLLLALYLLGGQRRRRSYPPVAGTMLQQLLNWGRLPEYMTELSRRYGTFRMLTLTYSGNWVYTVDPANVEHILRTNFANYGKGPMTHGVLEDLLGDGIFNVDGAKWRHQRKVASFEFTTRALREYSSGVFRDVAAELAGIVAAAAAAGERVDMENLFMRSTLDSIFTVGFGVNLGALSGSNKKGAAFARAFDDASEQVLYRFLDPLWKAKRLLGVLSEAAMKRWVGTINDFVYAVIDKKMEQMGRDGHEFAKKGDILSRFLLEREKDPGCFGNKYLRDIILNFVIAGRDTTAGTLSWFLHVLCRDQRIQDKIAREVREATSTGDRQDAGGVEEFTARLTEDAIGSMHYLHAALTETLRLYPAVPVDVKCCFSDDTLPDGHTVRRGDMVNYQPFAMGRMKFLWGDDAEEFRPERWLDGDGVFVPESPYKFTAFQAGPRICLGKEFAYRQMKIFAATLLYLFRFEMWDRGSTVGYRPMLTLKMDGPLYVRASPRRSIGN, from the exons GCGTCGGAGCTACCCGCCAGTGGCCGGCACCATGCTCCAGCAGCTGCTCAACTGGGGCCGGCTGCCGGAGTACATGACGGAGCTCTCCCGCAGGTATGGCACCTTCCGCATGCTCACCCTGACCTACAGCGGCAACTGGGTGTACACCGTCGACCCGGCCAACGTGGAGCACATCCTCCGGACCAACTTCGCCAACTACGGCAAGGGGCCGATGACCCACGGCGTGCTGGAGGACCTCCTCGGCGACGGGATCTTCAACGTGGACGGCGCCAAGTGGCGGCACCAGCGGAAGGTCGCCAGTTTTGAGTTCACCACGCGAGCGCTCCGCGAGTACAGCAGCGGCGTGTTCCGCGACGTGGCCGCCGAGCTCGCGggcatcgtcgccgccgccgcggccgccggggAGAGGGTGGACATGGAGAATCTGTTCATGCGGTCGACGCTGGACTCGATTTTCACGGTTGGGTTCGGGGTCAACCTCGGCGCGCTCTCCGGATCCAACAAGAAGGGCGCGGCGTTCGCCAGGGCGTTCGACGACGCCAGCGAGCAGGTGCTGTACCGGTTCTTGGACCCGCTCTGGAAGGCCAAGAGGCTCCTCGGCGTCTTGTCGGAGGCGGCCATGAAGCGGTGGGTGGGCACCATCAACGACTTCGTGTACGCCGTCATCGACAAGAAGATGGAGCAGATGGGCAGAGATGGGCACGAATTC GCCAAGAAAGGGGACATACTGTCGAGGTTCCTGCTGGAGAGGGAGAAAGACCCCGGCTGCTTCGGCAACAAGTACCTGCGGGACATCATCCTCAACTTCGTGATCGCCGGCCGCGACACGACGGCGGGGACGCTCTCGTGGTTCCTCCACGTGCTCTGCAGAGACCAGCGCATCCAGGACAAGatcgcgcgggaggtgcgggaggccaccagtACCGGCGACCGCCAGGACGCGGGCGGCGTGGAAGAGTTCACGGCGCGCCTGACCGAAGACGCCATCGGCAGCATGCACTACCTCCACGCCGCGCTCACGGAGACCCTCCGGCTGTACCCGGCGGTGCCCGTC GACGTCAAGTGCTGCTTCTCGGATGACACGCTGCCGGACGGGCACACCGTGAGGAGAGGGGACATGGTCAACTACCAGCCCTTCGCCATGGGCCGGATGAAGTTCCTATGGGGCGACGACGCCGAGGAGTTCAGGCCGGAGAGGTGGCTCGACGGTGACGGCGTGTTCGTCCCGGAGAGCCCCTACAAGTTCACCGCTTTCCAG GCGGGGCCTCGGATCTGCTTGGGAAAGGAGTTCGCCTACAGGCAGATGAAGATATTTGCAGCCACTCTTCTCTACCTCTTCAGGTTTGAGATGTGGGACCGCGGCTCGACGGTGGGCTACCGTCCGATGCTCACGCTCAAAATGGACGGCCCGCTCTATGTTCGTGCGTCGCCCCGTCGATCTATCGGGAACTAG